The proteins below come from a single Sorghum bicolor cultivar BTx623 chromosome 4, Sorghum_bicolor_NCBIv3, whole genome shotgun sequence genomic window:
- the LOC8073841 gene encoding uncharacterized protein LOC8073841 isoform X1, translating to MEDHGKSDGWDEVLEEDDELASVCKYPISTSFLSSGTSRRSKSVKKPRFSLRGYDFVPLDVKTDDLCTGGQGGTSAVPSTRASQAMVAERLENVDEHTEDLALEFALPTKKENTSVSELLDNLQRRSGSFVRTPSLLHQHAPSISIREQELSSGVPPTKASQALMDEPFKNVKGQTEDLPSEFPCSIKKANLSVAELLEDLQGRSGSYVETASLSHQHTRTKHWKPKLLSSEKKTLAILGDRSIDSEDPLEHVIDGTSSEEEDATQNHLNLVNKDENQQTMADLFQEVFNPTNMDGAMNAMRSTGAGNYGRMQQIMQMEKDSHAEFLRRYSREQGYSGDLKGTTVQIMSRSLEGKLTVCSCMFQEKSDDTAISNASADRTIDESRTRRTIIFSPKICDNVDLLVGNIIHIFPPWKEVKIQEEHVIICTYFSHHRT from the exons ATGGAAGACCATGGAAAATCAGATGGGTGGGATGAAGTTCTAGAAGAAGATGATGAGTTAGCGAGTGTATGCAAATATCCTATTAGCACCTCATTCCTCTCTTCTGGAACAAGCAGAA GGAGCAAAAGTGTAAAGAAGCCTAGATTCTCATTGCGAGGATATGATTTTGTTCCATTAGATGTTAAGACTGATGACTTATGCACTGGGGGGCAAGGAGGTACCTCTGCAGTGCCATCAACTAGAGCTTCACAAGCCATGGTGGCTGAACGGTTGGAAAATGTTGACGAACACACTGAAGATTTGGCACTAGAGTTTGCCCTtccaaccaagaaagaaaatacTTCAGTTTCTGAGCTGCTAGATAATTTACAGCGTAGGAGTGGTTCTTTTGTCAGGACACCATCTTTG TTGCACCAACATGCTCCAAGCATATCAATCAGGGAGCAGGAACTTTCATCCGGAGTGCCACCAACTAAAGCTTCACAAGCTTTGATGGATGAACCGTTCAAAAATGTCAAGGGACAAACTGAAGATCTGCCATCAGAGTTTCCCTGCTCGATCAAGAAAGCAAATCTTTCAGTTGCAGAACTTCTAGAAGATCTACAGGGTAGAAGTGGCTCTTATGTCGAGACAGCATCTTTG TCACATCAACACACCAGAACTAAACATTGGAAGCCAAAACTCCTTTCTTCCGAGAAGAAAACACTAGCTATTCTAGGAGACAGGAGTATTGACAGTGAGGACCCCTTGGAGCATGTAATTGATGGAACATCTAGCGAGGAGGAA GATGCTACTCAGAACCACTTGAATTTGGTGAACAAAGATGAGAACCAGCAAACTATGGCTGACCTATTCCAAGAAGTTTTCAATCCAACAAACATGGATGGCGCCATGAATGCAATGAGATCAACAGG AGCTGGTAACTATGGAAGAATGCAACAGATTATGCAGATGGAGAAAGATTCACATGCGGAGTTCTTGAGACGGTATAGCAGAGAGCAAGGTTATTCAG GTGATTTAAAGGGAACTACTGTTCAGATTATGTCAAGGTCATTGGAAGGAAAGCTAACAGTCTGCAGCTGCATGTTCCAGGAAAAGAGTGAT GATACCGCTATAAGTAATGCCTCAGCAGACAGAACCATAGATGAAAGCAGAACTAGGAGGACCATTATTTTCAGTCCAAAGATATGTGACAATGTGGATCTTCTGGTTGGAAACATAATCCATATCTTCCCACCATG GAAAGAAGTTAAAATACAAGAAGAACATGTGATTATTTGCACCTACTTCTCGCACCACCGTACTTGA
- the LOC110434706 gene encoding heat shock 70 kDa protein 17 has protein sequence MSQPRSWGVLLAVLVAAAVAVPPATAAVASIDLGSEWLKVAAVHLAPGRAPIAVAINEMSKRKSPALAALADGNRLAGEEAAGITARHPSKVFARARDLLAKPFSYVQSVTESLFLPYDLVPDARGAAAVRADDGQVYSLEEIVAMVLHYAAGLADAHVGAPVRDAVITVPPYFGQAERRALTQAAQLAGINVLSLIHEHAGAALQYGIDKDFSNASRHVIFYDMGAGSTYAALVYYSAYNAKEFGKTVSVNQFQVKDVRWNSELGGVELEMRLVNYFADQFNKQLGNGVDIRQSPKAMAKLKKQVKRTKEILSANTAAPISVESLYNDADFRSTITREKFEELCEDLWEQALTPVKEVLTHSGMKIDDIYAVELIGGATRVPKLQAKLQEFLGRRELDKHLDADEATVLGASLHAANLSDGIKLNRKLGMIDGSTYALVLEIDGPGYVKDESIDQTLVPRMKKMPIKMFRSIRHTKDFDISLNYDKAYELPPGIPSHKFAEYSISGLSDANEKYAHRNLSAPIKANLHFSLSRSGIIALDRAEAVIEITEWVEVPKKILTLESNTTNQNSSSEVGAANSTTDSKENMSSGSDTNSNTSVNESNAQEIITEKVLKKRTFRVPLKVVEKTTGAGTILSKELYSEAKNRLEALDKKDAERRKTAELKNNLESYIYSMKEKLEESTDILTVSTEQERESFAEKLSEVQDWLYMDGEDAQANEFQERLDQLKAIGDPILFRLSELKARPAACENARLYLDELQKIVKNWDANKPWLPKKRVDEVVREAEKLKAWLEEKENLQKNTPVYSPPVFTSEEVDEKVLDLQDKVSSVNRIPKPKPKVEKKTAKEEEPASKEKTTSSESAPNEGEYTETSQESKAQEEDQSASANTSDSEPESHDEL, from the exons ATGTCGCAGCCCCGCAGTTGGGGAGTCCTCCTCGCCGTCCTCGTCGCGGCGGCCGTCGCCGTCCCGCCGGCGACCGCGGCGGTGGCGAGCATCGACCTCGGCTCAGAGTGGCTCAAGGTCGCGGCTGTGCATCTTGCCCCTGGCCGTGCTCCGATCGCTGTTGCCATCAACGAGATGTCCAAGCGCAAGTCCCCGGCGCTCGCCGCGCTCGCCGACGGCAACCGCCTCGCTGGGGAGGAGGCCGCGGGCATCACGGCGCGGCACCCGTCCAAGGTGTTCGCCCGCGCGCGGGACCTCTTGGCCAAGCCTTTCTCCTACGTGCAGTCCGTCACGGAGTCCCTCTTCCTCCCCTACGACCTCGTCCCCGACGCGCGCGGCGCCGCCGCGGTCCGCGCCGATGACGGGCAGGTATACTCCCTCGAGGAGATTGTCGCCATGGTGCTCCACTACGCCGCGGGGCTCGCCGATGCGCACGTTGGGGCGCCCGTGCGGGACGCGGTGATCACCGTGCCGCCCTACTTCGGGCAGGCCGAGCGCCGGGCGTTGACGCAGGCGGCGCAGCTGGCTGGAATCAACGTGCTTTCTCTCATCCACGAGCACGCTGGGGCCGCGCTTCAGTACGGGATCGACAAGGACTTCTCCAATGCGTCGCGGCATGTCATCTTTTACGACATGGGCGCTGGTAGCACCTACGCTGCATTAGTGTACTACTCGGCGTACAACGCCAAGGAGTTCGGGAAGACAGTGTCCGTTAACCAGTTCCAG GTTAAGGACGTTAGATGGAACTCTGAACTTGGAGGCGTTGAATTGGAAATGCGTCTGGTCAACTATTTTGCTGATCAATTCAATAAGCAGCTTGGTAACGGGGTTGATATCCGTCAGTCTCCGAAGGCAATGGCTAAGTTGAAAAAGCAAGTTAAGCGCACCAAAGAAATTCTTAGTGCAAACACTGCAGCTCCAATTTCAGTAGAATCTCTGTATAATGATGCTGACTTCAG GAGTACCATAACACGTGAGAAATTTGAAGAGCTCTGTGAAGATTTATGGGAGCAAGCTCTAACTCCAGTTAAAGAAGTGCTGACACATTCTGGGATGAAGATTGATGATATCTATGCTGTAGAACTAATAGGAGGAGCTACCCGGGTTCCAAAATTGCAG GCTAAGCTGCAGGAATTTCTGGGTCGGCGCGAGCTCGATAAACATCTTGATGCTGATGAAGCAACTGTTCTGGGAGCCTCACTTCATGCGGCTAACCTGAGTGACGGGATTAAGTTGAACCGTAAGTTGGGAATGATTGATGGCTCTACTTATGCTTTGGTACTTGAGATAGATGGTCCGGGTTATGTCAAGGATGAAAGCATTGATCAAACTTTGGTACCAAGAATGAAGAAAATGCCAATAAAG ATGTTTAGGTCCATCAGACATACCAAGGACTTTGatatctctctcaactatgacAAAGCTTATGAACTGCCTCCAGGCATTCCATCACATAAGTTTGCAGAGTATTCCATATCAGGATTGTCAGATGCCAATGAAAA GTATGCACACCGTAATTTGTCTGCACCCATCAAAGCAAATCTACATTTTTCTTTGAGTAGAAGTGGAATTATTGCTCTTGATAGAGCAGAAGCAGTAATTGAGATAACTGAATGGGttgaagttccaaagaagatattGACTCTAGAGAGTAACACCACCAATCAGAATTCATCTTCCGAAGTAGGAGCAGCTAATAGCACAACAGATAGTAAGGAAAATATGAGTTCTGGCAGTGATACTAATTCCAACACTTCCGTTAATGAGAGTAATGCTCAAGAAATTATTACAGAGAAGGTGCTAAAGAAAAGAACATTTAGGGTTCCATTGAAG GTTGTGGAAAAAACGACTGGTGCTGGAACAATTCTTTCGAAGGAGTTGTATTCTGAAGCAAAAAATAGGTTAGAGGCACTCGATAAGAAGGATGCTGAAAGGAGGAAAACTGCTGAACTTAAGAATAACCTAGAGTCATACATATATTCTATGAAGGAGAag CTGGAGGAAAGCACAGATATTTTGACTGTCTCAACAGAACAGGAGAGGGAATCCTTTGCGGAGAAACTTAGTGAG GTGCAGGATTGGTTATATATGgacggtgaagatgctcaagctaatgaatTCCAAGAGCGCCTTGATCAACTTAAGGCCATTGGTGACCCAATTCTTTTCAG ATTGAGTGAATTAAAGGCCCGACCAGCAGCCTGTGAAAATGCTCgattgtatcttgatgagctgcaAAAG ATTGTCAAGAACTGGGACGCAAACAAACCATGGCTCCCCAAAAAGAGAGTAGATGAG GTTGTAAGGGAAGCAGAGAAACTGAAAGCTTGGTTGGAGGAGAAGGAAAACCTGCAGAAAAA TACCCCTGTCTATAGCCCACCAGTTTTCACATCTGAAGAAGTTGATGAGAAAGTTCTGGACTTGCAAGATAAG GTCTCAAGTGTCAATAGGATTCCGAAACCAAAACCCAAGGTTGAgaagaaaacagcaaaggaggAAGAACCTGCTAGCAAGGAGAAAACCACCTCTTCGGAATCTGCACCCAACGAGGGTGAATACACCGAAACGTCTCAGGAATCTAAGGCTCAAGAAGAGGATCAGTCTGCATCGGCCAACACTAGCGATTCAGAACCTGAATCTCATGACGAGTTGTGA
- the LOC8073841 gene encoding uncharacterized protein LOC8073841 isoform X2: MCVLCFPTTGSKSVKKPRFSLRGYDFVPLDVKTDDLCTGGQGGTSAVPSTRASQAMVAERLENVDEHTEDLALEFALPTKKENTSVSELLDNLQRRSGSFVRTPSLLHQHAPSISIREQELSSGVPPTKASQALMDEPFKNVKGQTEDLPSEFPCSIKKANLSVAELLEDLQGRSGSYVETASLSHQHTRTKHWKPKLLSSEKKTLAILGDRSIDSEDPLEHVIDGTSSEEEDATQNHLNLVNKDENQQTMADLFQEVFNPTNMDGAMNAMRSTGAGNYGRMQQIMQMEKDSHAEFLRRYSREQGYSGDLKGTTVQIMSRSLEGKLTVCSCMFQEKSDDTAISNASADRTIDESRTRRTIIFSPKICDNVDLLVGNIIHIFPPWKEVKIQEEHVIICTYFSHHRT; the protein is encoded by the exons ATGTGTGTCCTCTGTTTCCCCACTACAGGGAGCAAAAGTGTAAAGAAGCCTAGATTCTCATTGCGAGGATATGATTTTGTTCCATTAGATGTTAAGACTGATGACTTATGCACTGGGGGGCAAGGAGGTACCTCTGCAGTGCCATCAACTAGAGCTTCACAAGCCATGGTGGCTGAACGGTTGGAAAATGTTGACGAACACACTGAAGATTTGGCACTAGAGTTTGCCCTtccaaccaagaaagaaaatacTTCAGTTTCTGAGCTGCTAGATAATTTACAGCGTAGGAGTGGTTCTTTTGTCAGGACACCATCTTTG TTGCACCAACATGCTCCAAGCATATCAATCAGGGAGCAGGAACTTTCATCCGGAGTGCCACCAACTAAAGCTTCACAAGCTTTGATGGATGAACCGTTCAAAAATGTCAAGGGACAAACTGAAGATCTGCCATCAGAGTTTCCCTGCTCGATCAAGAAAGCAAATCTTTCAGTTGCAGAACTTCTAGAAGATCTACAGGGTAGAAGTGGCTCTTATGTCGAGACAGCATCTTTG TCACATCAACACACCAGAACTAAACATTGGAAGCCAAAACTCCTTTCTTCCGAGAAGAAAACACTAGCTATTCTAGGAGACAGGAGTATTGACAGTGAGGACCCCTTGGAGCATGTAATTGATGGAACATCTAGCGAGGAGGAA GATGCTACTCAGAACCACTTGAATTTGGTGAACAAAGATGAGAACCAGCAAACTATGGCTGACCTATTCCAAGAAGTTTTCAATCCAACAAACATGGATGGCGCCATGAATGCAATGAGATCAACAGG AGCTGGTAACTATGGAAGAATGCAACAGATTATGCAGATGGAGAAAGATTCACATGCGGAGTTCTTGAGACGGTATAGCAGAGAGCAAGGTTATTCAG GTGATTTAAAGGGAACTACTGTTCAGATTATGTCAAGGTCATTGGAAGGAAAGCTAACAGTCTGCAGCTGCATGTTCCAGGAAAAGAGTGAT GATACCGCTATAAGTAATGCCTCAGCAGACAGAACCATAGATGAAAGCAGAACTAGGAGGACCATTATTTTCAGTCCAAAGATATGTGACAATGTGGATCTTCTGGTTGGAAACATAATCCATATCTTCCCACCATG GAAAGAAGTTAAAATACAAGAAGAACATGTGATTATTTGCACCTACTTCTCGCACCACCGTACTTGA
- the LOC110434914 gene encoding pentatricopeptide repeat-containing protein At1g77360, mitochondrial-like translates to MSDHRAKRPSDGAATVASPAAKRARDLSAPAFPTNKEASDMPPKIRIFCEILASRADDEKLTAELDNSDVRVTTADVEQVLRFSYAHPRAATTFFRWAGFKHLGHEHSPYSWNLLVDLLGKNLLFEPMWNTIKSMHSQRLLSLATFASVFSSLAATPGGSPLKAFMDMPRYGMTRDTPALNSLLSALCRANRLDDARAAIPVARAEAGTAPDADSYAILLEGCEAAADPRVAREVFDEMVHAIGFIPDNVPAYDSFLTTLVSSDSSTALPEAMQYLLVLSRRGCSPGEKFFRAALTAHLKARQLLGAMELWDDFVGRRGLVPDMEMYNTMILLQGSLGQPEVIVNYLDDMISNGVFPDTNTYNVVLQLLLKGRKLREAAAIFSEMIKNECWPNEENCSLALRMFLDTRYWETGIKVWSCMVENGLPPLEECGNMLVSKLKDDRLPEACKCAEDMIDRGIKLSSSTLSKLKQCLQKIKKGEIHDHLLRKWKAH, encoded by the coding sequence ATGTCCGATCACCGGGCGAAGCGGCCGTCCGACGGCGCAGCCACGGTGGCATCGCCGGCGGCGAAGCGCGCCCGCGACCTATCCGCGCCGGCGTTCCCCACGAACAAGGAAGCTTCCGACATGCCCCCCAAGATCCGCATCTTCTGCGAAATCCTGGCCTCCCGCGCCGACGACGAGAAACTGACAGCCGAGCTCGACAACTCCGACGTCCGCGTAACCACCGCTGACGTCGAGCAGGTGCTCCGCTTCTCCTACGCGCACCCGCGCGCCGCCACCACCTTCTTTCGCTGGGCGGGATTCAAGCACCTCGGCCACGAGCACTCCCCCTACTCGTGGAACCTCCTCGTCGACTTGCTCGGTAAAAATCTCCTCTTTGAGCCCATGTGGAACACCATCAAATCCATGCACTCGCAGCGGCTGCTCTCGCTCGCCACTTTCGCCTCCGTATTCTCCTCCCTGGCGGCGACCCCCGGCGGTTCCCCGCTCAAGGCGTTCATGGACATGCCGCGCTACGGCATGACCCGCGACACGCCAGCGCTCAACTCGCTCCTCTCCGCGCTCTGTCGTGCCAACCGCCTCGACGACGCCCGCGCCGCGATCCCAGTAGCCCGCGCCGAGGCTGGCACGGCCCCGGATGCCGACTCCTACGCCATCCTCCTCGAGGGCTGCGAGGCTGCCGCCGACCCGCGGGTTGCGCGCGAGGTGTTCGACGAAATGGTGCACGCGATTGGCTTTATTCCTGACAACGTGCCTGCCTATGACTCCTTCCTCACTACCCTTGTTTCAAGCGACTCCTCCACGGCGCTACCGGAAGCAATGCAGTACCTGCTTGTCTTAAGCAGGCGCGGCTGTTCGCCAGGAGAGAAGTTCTTCCGTGCTGCTCTCACTGCACACCTTAAGGCACGACAATTGCTAGGTGCCATGGAgctctgggatgactttgttgGGCGTCGAGGGCTTGTCCCAGATATGGAAATGTATAACACAATGATCTTGCTGCAGGGCAGTCTTGGGCAGCCTGAGGTGATAGTGAATTATCTCGACGATATGATCTCCAATGGAGTGTTCCCTGATACCAACACATACAATGTGGTCCTCCAGCTTTTGCTGAAGGGAAGGAAGCTCCGAGAGGCAGCTGCAATATTTAGTGAGATGATCAAGAATGAATGTTGGCCAAACGAGGAAAATTGTTCACTTGCACTTCGCATGTTTTTGGATACACGCTATTGGGAGACTGGGATCAAAGTCTGGAGCTGCATGGTGGAGAATGGCTTGCCACCTTTAGAGGAGTGTGGGAACATGCTTGTATCAAAGCTGAAGGATGACAGGCTACCTGAGGCATGCAAATGTGCAGAAGACATGATTGATCGCGGTATCAAGTTGAGTTCATCGACACTGTCCAAGCTGAAGCAGTGCCTGCAGAAGATTAAGAAAGGAGAGATCCATGATCACCTTCTTAGAAAATGGAAGGCACATTAG
- the LOC8071792 gene encoding uncharacterized protein At1g26090, chloroplastic isoform X2, which produces MLLWRTAMMLRYYANEGFRTCLVVQSQDPTAEQLMGSKIGNSLTECAANLSAIKLETSKLLLEPLDRMKKVDAQVNFTQGILEGIVGEELGVLPGMDSICSVLALQKLLHFFSAGRSNSQPEFDVIVYDCNNTEEILRLIGATDRARSYLRYVRDLAEKTDMGRLASPSLLKLVYDSARPNGKTSEGRLSTEIWNEIEQLLEKVSVWFADPSKLACFLIMDPRRSISVSSALRYWGCTTQAGGQICGAFGYTEDPSEMHQEVAQKFLPLSLSFLPFLPNDSSADWSRALSSLSQNAKEQLRNTSTLVYPSVSFDSVQKSVTLFMPGFDKSEIKLYQYRGGSELLIEAGDQRRVIKLPPTMQGKVGGAKFVDRNLIVSIR; this is translated from the exons ATGTTGCTCTGGAGAACAGCAATGATGCTGCGG TATTATGCAAATGAAGGCTTCAGGACATGCCTGGTTGTTCAGTCCCAAGATCCTACCGCAGAGCAATTGATGGGCAGTAAAATTGGGAATTCTCTGACCGAGTGTGCGGCCAATCTCTCGGCCATAAAGCTGGAGACTAGTAAG TTGCTGCTTGAACCCCTGGACCGGATGAAGAAGGTAGACGCCCAGGTCAATTTCACTCAAGGAATCCTTGAAGGG ATTGTAGGAGAGGAACTTGGAGTTTTACCCGGAATGGATTCGATCTGTTCAGTCTTAGCTCTTCAGAAGCTCCTTCACTTCTTTTCAGCTGGAAGGAGTAATTCACAACCCGAATTTGATGTGATCGTGTATGATTGCAACAATACGGAGGAAATTCTGCGGCTGATAGGTGCTACTGATCGAGCAAG GTCTTACTTGAGGTATGTGAGGGACCTAGCTGAGAAGACTGACATGGGAAGACTTGCTTCTCCTTCATTACTGAAACTAGTATATGATTCTGCAAGGCCAAATGGCAAAACTAGTGAGGGGAGACTTAGTACAGAGATATGGAATGAAATCGAACAACTACTTGAG AAAGTCTCAGTATGGTTTGCCGATCCTTCAAAACTTGCATGCTTCCTTATCATGGATCCTAGGAGATCAATCTCTGTATCCTCTGCATTACGATACTGGGGTTGTACCACTCAAGCTGGCGGTCAAATATGTGGGGCATTTGGATATACTGAAGACCCTTCTGAAATGCACCAAGAAGTTGCTCAAAAGTTCTTGCCATTGTCTTTGTCGTTCCTGCCATTTCTCCCAAATGATTCTTCTGCAGATTGGAGCAGAGCACTAAGCTCATTGAGCCAAAATGCAAAGGAACAGCTGAGGAATACGTCCACCTTGGTGTATCCTTCAGTCAGTTTTGATTCTGTTCAGAAATCTGTAACCCTTTTCATGCCAGGCTTTGATAAGTCGGAAATCAAGCTATATCAA TATAGAGGTGGATCGGAACTGTTGATCGAAGCTGGAGATCAGAGGCGCGTCATAAAATTGCCACCTACTATGCAGGGAAAGGTCGGAGGTGCCAAATTCGTGGACAGGAACCTTATTGTTAGCATCCGGTAG
- the LOC8071792 gene encoding uncharacterized protein At1g26090, chloroplastic isoform X1 produces MAPSLVVSARHAHAVAHRRGRRQRVVVASYGGASPPPKLVTFLGKGGSGKTTAATIAAQYYANEGFRTCLVVQSQDPTAEQLMGSKIGNSLTECAANLSAIKLETSKLLLEPLDRMKKVDAQVNFTQGILEGIVGEELGVLPGMDSICSVLALQKLLHFFSAGRSNSQPEFDVIVYDCNNTEEILRLIGATDRARSYLRYVRDLAEKTDMGRLASPSLLKLVYDSARPNGKTSEGRLSTEIWNEIEQLLEKVSVWFADPSKLACFLIMDPRRSISVSSALRYWGCTTQAGGQICGAFGYTEDPSEMHQEVAQKFLPLSLSFLPFLPNDSSADWSRALSSLSQNAKEQLRNTSTLVYPSVSFDSVQKSVTLFMPGFDKSEIKLYQYRGGSELLIEAGDQRRVIKLPPTMQGKVGGAKFVDRNLIVSIR; encoded by the exons ATGGCGCCGTCCTTGGTCGTCTCGGCGAGGCATGCCCACGCTGTGGCCCACCGGAGAGGTCGCAGGCAGCGTGTGGTCGTCGCCAGTTACGGTGGCGCCAGTCCGCCGCCGAAGCTGGTGACCTTCCTCGGCAAGGGCGGCTCCGGCAAGACTACCGCGGCCACCATCGCCGCTCAG TATTATGCAAATGAAGGCTTCAGGACATGCCTGGTTGTTCAGTCCCAAGATCCTACCGCAGAGCAATTGATGGGCAGTAAAATTGGGAATTCTCTGACCGAGTGTGCGGCCAATCTCTCGGCCATAAAGCTGGAGACTAGTAAG TTGCTGCTTGAACCCCTGGACCGGATGAAGAAGGTAGACGCCCAGGTCAATTTCACTCAAGGAATCCTTGAAGGG ATTGTAGGAGAGGAACTTGGAGTTTTACCCGGAATGGATTCGATCTGTTCAGTCTTAGCTCTTCAGAAGCTCCTTCACTTCTTTTCAGCTGGAAGGAGTAATTCACAACCCGAATTTGATGTGATCGTGTATGATTGCAACAATACGGAGGAAATTCTGCGGCTGATAGGTGCTACTGATCGAGCAAG GTCTTACTTGAGGTATGTGAGGGACCTAGCTGAGAAGACTGACATGGGAAGACTTGCTTCTCCTTCATTACTGAAACTAGTATATGATTCTGCAAGGCCAAATGGCAAAACTAGTGAGGGGAGACTTAGTACAGAGATATGGAATGAAATCGAACAACTACTTGAG AAAGTCTCAGTATGGTTTGCCGATCCTTCAAAACTTGCATGCTTCCTTATCATGGATCCTAGGAGATCAATCTCTGTATCCTCTGCATTACGATACTGGGGTTGTACCACTCAAGCTGGCGGTCAAATATGTGGGGCATTTGGATATACTGAAGACCCTTCTGAAATGCACCAAGAAGTTGCTCAAAAGTTCTTGCCATTGTCTTTGTCGTTCCTGCCATTTCTCCCAAATGATTCTTCTGCAGATTGGAGCAGAGCACTAAGCTCATTGAGCCAAAATGCAAAGGAACAGCTGAGGAATACGTCCACCTTGGTGTATCCTTCAGTCAGTTTTGATTCTGTTCAGAAATCTGTAACCCTTTTCATGCCAGGCTTTGATAAGTCGGAAATCAAGCTATATCAA TATAGAGGTGGATCGGAACTGTTGATCGAAGCTGGAGATCAGAGGCGCGTCATAAAATTGCCACCTACTATGCAGGGAAAGGTCGGAGGTGCCAAATTCGTGGACAGGAACCTTATTGTTAGCATCCGGTAG